A single window of Caldimicrobium thiodismutans DNA harbors:
- a CDS encoding glycosyltransferase family 2 protein: MNTLESPLLSIIIPTYNRLTLLKDTLNSVWSQVNSKSIEIIVVDDGSEDGTWEFLKEVSQNHSEVKIHRHSQNLGVSQARNSGLNLAKGQYIFFLDSDDILLNGALEKIKYLISQKRPEVLILNTFREKGGKLKFKAFPLEENPLKKFKAYLEGAYSEALYVVKREVAYRYPFHPGLRVREDFSVKAKWLIFHNPLIINEAFGIIREHPQRLRHSDANYFSSLKESVELLFQDLPEEFQPLKPYALFLAYIEGTKRAYRQKNFPLAKNFLKEAEKIYPSGKRKKALLKLKTKIFLKSLFHGLGRKD; this comes from the coding sequence ATGAATACCTTAGAATCACCCCTTCTTTCTATAATAATACCTACTTATAACCGCCTCACCCTCTTAAAGGATACTCTTAATTCGGTTTGGTCACAGGTTAATTCCAAATCTATTGAAATAATTGTGGTTGATGATGGCTCAGAGGATGGAACCTGGGAATTTTTAAAGGAGGTCTCTCAAAATCATTCTGAAGTTAAGATACATAGACATTCCCAAAATCTTGGAGTCTCTCAAGCAAGAAATAGTGGGTTAAACCTTGCTAAAGGCCAGTATATCTTTTTCCTTGATTCCGATGACATCCTTCTTAATGGAGCTCTTGAAAAAATTAAATATTTAATTTCTCAAAAGAGGCCTGAAGTCTTAATTTTAAATACTTTTAGAGAAAAGGGGGGAAAACTTAAATTTAAGGCCTTTCCTCTGGAAGAGAATCCTTTAAAAAAATTTAAAGCCTATCTTGAAGGAGCTTATTCTGAAGCCTTATATGTGGTAAAAAGAGAAGTAGCTTATAGATACCCCTTTCACCCGGGGCTAAGAGTAAGAGAAGATTTTTCAGTAAAAGCCAAATGGCTTATTTTTCATAACCCCTTAATAATAAATGAAGCTTTTGGCATCATCAGGGAACACCCCCAAAGACTTAGACATTCTGATGCAAATTATTTTTCCTCTCTCAAAGAATCAGTAGAGCTTCTCTTTCAAGATTTACCTGAAGAATTTCAACCTTTAAAGCCCTATGCCCTTTTTCTTGCTTACATAGAGGGCACAAAAAGGGCTTATAGACAAAAAAATTTTCCTTTAGCCAAAAACTTTCTTAAAGAAGCAGAAAAAATCTACCCCTCTGGTAAAAGGAAAAAAGCCCTTCTTAAACTCAAGACAAAAATCTTTTTAAAAAGTCTTTTCCATGGTTTGGGAAGAAAAGATTAA
- a CDS encoding lipopolysaccharide kinase InaA family protein, whose amino-acid sequence MVWEEKIKEISLKDLKSPFFVHQKRYRKITGYEYEGMKFYLKEYFDNFDEVKREWENLKFLYEKGFPVPKPLFIKEEKEKIVIGMEALRGTPLSEILKKSDSEDKYLKALSLLLGKLHKENLFHQDCYLNHFYWDEETKRLSFLDVARIKNTKVFSFYYQVKDLAQLGYSFEEYLGEKGPHYFQNFLKFYEELTGRLSPLQKILLKFKISRIRFRTLKRKNEGKPL is encoded by the coding sequence ATGGTTTGGGAAGAAAAGATTAAAGAAATTTCTCTTAAAGATTTGAAATCTCCCTTTTTTGTTCATCAAAAAAGATATCGGAAAATAACTGGATATGAATATGAGGGTATGAAGTTTTATCTAAAGGAGTATTTTGATAATTTTGATGAAGTGAAAAGGGAGTGGGAAAATTTGAAGTTTCTTTATGAAAAGGGATTTCCTGTTCCAAAACCCCTCTTTATAAAAGAAGAAAAAGAAAAAATAGTTATCGGCATGGAGGCCTTAAGGGGAACTCCTCTTTCAGAAATCCTAAAAAAATCAGACTCAGAAGATAAATATTTAAAAGCTCTTTCTTTACTTCTTGGAAAACTTCATAAAGAAAATCTTTTTCATCAGGATTGTTATCTCAATCATTTTTACTGGGATGAAGAAACAAAGAGGCTTTCCTTTCTTGATGTGGCAAGAATAAAAAATACTAAGGTCTTTTCCTTCTATTATCAAGTGAAGGATCTGGCTCAACTTGGTTATTCCTTTGAAGAATATCTGGGAGAAAAAGGCCCTCATTATTTTCAAAACTTTCTAAAATTTTACGAAGAGTTAACAGGAAGATTATCTCCTTTACAGAAAATTCTTTTGAAATTTAAAATCTCTCGCATCCGCTTTCGCACCTTAAAAAGAAAAAATGAAGGAAAACCCCTATAA
- a CDS encoding glycosyltransferase family 4 protein, with protein sequence MREILILRPKIGFGIGGAEYHAGMVAVKLLEKGFKIGIIAHTISFPKEILKEIKFYPVKIKGFGSIPKHLFFIFQAKRLLSKLGNYKLISFFRYPYPSDLFIMCDPLIAHLLAQKRPFLAKLRPRYRILLNLEKKALLSAKKVISLFSLGKTLIKSYYPFAYEKTFICYRGMDFSKFNPLLKSQKNPLRKKWGFSEWDFLILFVGYDTRRKGLDLILKVLPNLPPKVKLIIAGAEGNSTERIHYLGKVKNLEEIYAMCDLFVLPTLYDPGALATLEALASGTPVITTHHDGTSEFVKEGLNGFVVERNISSLKSAILKAMHTPFDPVKIHHLINHLTWDNYVDCLLNYLDL encoded by the coding sequence ATGAGGGAAATTCTTATCCTTAGGCCAAAAATTGGGTTTGGGATTGGAGGGGCAGAGTATCATGCTGGAATGGTAGCTGTAAAACTCCTTGAAAAGGGCTTTAAAATAGGAATTATTGCCCATACCATCTCCTTTCCCAAAGAAATCCTTAAAGAAATTAAATTTTATCCTGTAAAAATTAAGGGCTTTGGATCTATTCCTAAGCATCTTTTCTTTATTTTTCAGGCAAAAAGACTTCTTTCTAAACTTGGTAATTATAAACTAATAAGTTTTTTTCGCTATCCCTATCCTTCAGATCTTTTTATTATGTGTGACCCTCTTATAGCCCATCTCTTAGCCCAGAAGAGGCCCTTTTTAGCCAAATTAAGACCCCGCTATAGAATCCTTCTTAATCTTGAAAAAAAAGCCCTTCTTTCTGCTAAAAAGGTCATCTCCCTCTTTTCTTTGGGGAAAACCCTAATTAAAAGCTATTATCCCTTTGCCTATGAAAAAACCTTTATCTGCTACAGAGGCATGGATTTTTCCAAATTCAATCCCCTCTTAAAATCTCAAAAAAACCCTTTAAGAAAAAAATGGGGTTTTTCTGAATGGGATTTTCTTATTCTTTTTGTGGGATACGATACCAGAAGAAAGGGACTTGATTTGATTTTAAAAGTTTTACCGAACCTTCCTCCCAAAGTAAAATTAATTATTGCAGGGGCAGAAGGAAACTCTACAGAGAGAATTCATTATCTCGGTAAGGTTAAAAATCTTGAGGAGATCTATGCTATGTGTGATCTCTTTGTGCTTCCAACCTTATATGACCCTGGCGCCCTTGCAACCCTTGAAGCCTTAGCAAGCGGAACCCCTGTTATAACCACTCACCATGATGGAACATCTGAATTTGTAAAAGAGGGCTTAAATGGCTTTGTGGTTGAAAGAAATATATCTTCTTTAAAATCAGCTATCCTTAAGGCTATGCATACCCCCTTTGATCCTGTAAAAATTCACCATTTAATTAATCACCTCACCTGGGATAACTATGTGGATTGTTTGCTCAATTATCTTGATCTCTAA
- the cysC gene encoding adenylyl-sulfate kinase, with protein MKKNKLVFWHKTEVTREMRENLNGHRSLVIWFTGLPSSGKSTIAHQLELKLYDLKVKTITLDGDNIRHGLCSDLGFSPEDRSENIRRIGEVIKLLLSAGLVVLCAFVSPFRRDRQYLRNLLGKDFIEIYCRCPIEICAQRDPKGLYKEAFKGLIPEYTGVSAPYEEPENPDLIIDTHLITVEESVNLLLKYILPKIFNHGIQKI; from the coding sequence ATGAAAAAAAATAAATTAGTATTTTGGCATAAAACTGAAGTCACTCGTGAAATGAGGGAAAATCTAAACGGACATCGTTCTCTTGTCATTTGGTTTACTGGCCTCCCGAGTTCTGGGAAATCAACTATAGCCCATCAATTAGAACTCAAATTATATGATCTAAAAGTTAAAACTATTACTCTGGACGGAGATAATATCCGGCATGGATTATGTTCTGACCTTGGTTTTTCACCAGAAGATAGAAGTGAAAATATCCGGCGCATAGGCGAAGTTATTAAGCTATTGCTATCTGCAGGGCTTGTAGTGCTTTGCGCGTTTGTGTCTCCTTTTAGAAGGGATCGACAATATCTCAGGAATTTATTGGGCAAGGATTTTATTGAAATCTACTGTCGCTGCCCAATTGAAATTTGTGCCCAAAGAGATCCAAAAGGCTTATATAAAGAAGCTTTTAAAGGATTAATTCCTGAGTATACTGGAGTTTCAGCACCTTATGAAGAGCCTGAAAATCCTGACCTTATCATTGATACCCATCTCATAACTGTTGAAGAGTCAGTCAATCTTTTATTAAAGTATATTCTGCCTAAAATTTTTAATCATGGAATACAGAAAATTTGA
- a CDS encoding glycosyltransferase, with amino-acid sequence MKNLPKVSLFLDNRANRRNILQVLALDKAGLNPKIIVFKDFPKDHYLFKKGLGDKLIYLSKTRNEGFRKFSLKVLFELIKILRKENIKVVLTQRWRLVKYLVLAKLFYRDLKIIYHLVIGGRFERLRRRIFLRLISPFLDKLTVNSKALREEILRYRVFPKEKVEILYSAVDPKEFELSLSKEEARRRLGLQEEIFLFGMIAKFRKEKDQEGLIKTFAELLKEEVSAWLLLAGDGPNWEKCKSLTKALGIEDRVFFPGRIHLDEVPLWLKVLDVFVYATFREGMPMAVLEAMASGLPIIATSAEGLPDIFDTPLEIGRLVPIGDYSALKRAMKELYELSEEERKKLGENARKRLNEGFSPSALEEKTLSLFKELLNQNKS; translated from the coding sequence ATGAAAAATCTTCCAAAGGTTTCCCTTTTCCTTGATAATAGAGCCAATCGGAGAAACATTCTTCAAGTTCTTGCCCTGGATAAGGCAGGTCTAAATCCAAAAATAATTGTTTTTAAAGACTTTCCAAAGGATCACTATCTCTTTAAAAAAGGTTTAGGAGATAAGCTAATTTATCTTTCAAAAACAAGAAATGAAGGATTTCGCAAATTTTCCCTTAAGGTTCTCTTTGAACTTATCAAAATTCTGAGAAAAGAAAATATTAAAGTTGTCCTTACACAGAGATGGCGTCTTGTAAAATATTTAGTATTGGCTAAGTTGTTTTATCGAGATCTCAAGATTATTTATCATCTTGTTATTGGAGGAAGGTTTGAAAGACTTAGAAGAAGAATTTTTTTGCGTCTTATTTCCCCTTTTTTAGATAAGCTCACTGTAAATAGTAAAGCCCTAAGAGAAGAAATTCTCAGGTATAGAGTATTTCCAAAAGAAAAAGTTGAGATTTTGTATTCTGCAGTGGATCCTAAGGAGTTTGAGCTTTCTTTAAGTAAGGAAGAGGCAAGAAGGAGGCTTGGGCTACAAGAGGAAATTTTTCTTTTTGGCATGATAGCTAAGTTCAGAAAGGAAAAGGATCAGGAAGGGCTTATTAAGACCTTTGCTGAGCTTTTGAAAGAGGAAGTTTCAGCCTGGCTTCTTCTTGCAGGAGATGGTCCAAATTGGGAGAAATGTAAAAGCCTTACTAAAGCCCTTGGGATTGAGGATAGAGTGTTTTTTCCGGGTAGAATTCATCTTGATGAGGTTCCTCTCTGGCTTAAAGTCTTAGATGTTTTTGTTTATGCTACCTTTAGAGAGGGTATGCCTATGGCTGTGCTTGAAGCCATGGCAAGTGGGCTTCCCATAATTGCTACCTCAGCTGAGGGTCTTCCTGATATCTTTGATACACCTCTTGAGATAGGAAGACTTGTTCCTATAGGAGATTACTCAGCATTAAAAAGGGCCATGAAGGAACTCTATGAACTTTCAGAGGAAGAAAGAAAAAAACTGGGAGAAAATGCCAGAAAAAGACTTAATGAGGGTTTTTCTCCTTCAGCTCTTGAAGAAAAAACCCTTTCCCTATTTAAAGAACTCCTCAATCAGAATAAGTCTTAA
- a CDS encoding ArnT family glycosyltransferase, producing the protein MKGTLYIFIILIIFGLLLYLPFISGKEFQGEEGRRVLIALQMLETKEYLLPQLFGEPYFQKPPLFNLALAGFFKLTGDHSEFTARAFSALSMIVSSLFLTSIWMKILNSLAERRKEFFILSLLPGLIFLTTPEVIDKALRAEIDAFYTLLITLSLFSWFYLHEIKNKKYLAFGISGFFLGLGILTKTFQALLFFYLAFLPYLFFQKRLREFSGLPHFFGILTIFSVFFFWAIPVSQKVGLKPFISAWLSEYLSSARAQEMGFLQHLESFTLQALLGFSPWIFTLLALRKEPLRNFFKEREPLNKLLLFSLFLFVFGYFFHFLFPGARLRYMLPSISGLVMTATLVFYYYLQRDKLSQTLQTLLKLFLWLNIILLFAFIIYLLYRTFEVSPFFYLFVIFFLFLNLFFLLKKLNSSVSLFFYLVLYVFFAKQIYVSFYYPLHQKEMNYFRNSAFEIAELIKDKKELYLCQVIPHHLIYYLKYRYQLIEKVEYLKDCTSLPEKSYILLKDKNLLSEKNNIIKIYPLEIRGKNYFLIKTE; encoded by the coding sequence ATGAAAGGGACTCTTTATATTTTTATTATTCTTATAATCTTCGGGCTTTTACTTTATCTTCCCTTCATCTCTGGAAAGGAATTTCAAGGTGAAGAGGGAAGAAGGGTTCTCATTGCCCTTCAAATGCTTGAAACCAAGGAATACCTTCTTCCTCAACTCTTTGGGGAGCCCTATTTTCAAAAACCCCCTCTTTTTAATCTTGCTCTGGCAGGATTTTTCAAATTAACAGGAGATCATTCAGAATTTACTGCCAGAGCCTTTTCTGCTCTATCCATGATTGTCTCATCCCTTTTTTTAACCTCTATCTGGATGAAGATTCTGAATAGTCTGGCTGAAAGGAGAAAAGAATTTTTTATTCTTTCTCTTCTTCCAGGCCTTATCTTTCTTACCACTCCTGAAGTAATAGATAAGGCCCTGCGCGCTGAGATTGACGCCTTCTATACCTTGCTTATTACTCTTTCCCTTTTCAGCTGGTTCTATCTTCATGAAATTAAAAATAAAAAATATCTTGCCTTTGGTATCTCAGGTTTTTTCCTTGGCCTTGGAATTCTGACAAAAACCTTTCAGGCTCTCCTTTTCTTTTATCTTGCCTTTCTTCCCTATTTGTTTTTTCAAAAAAGACTTAGAGAATTCTCTGGACTTCCTCATTTTTTTGGAATTTTAACCATTTTTTCGGTCTTTTTTTTCTGGGCCATTCCTGTAAGTCAGAAGGTAGGCTTAAAGCCCTTTATTTCAGCCTGGCTTTCTGAATACCTTTCTTCAGCTCGTGCTCAGGAGATGGGATTTCTTCAGCACCTTGAAAGTTTTACTCTTCAAGCTCTTCTTGGCTTTTCCCCCTGGATCTTTACTTTGCTGGCATTAAGGAAAGAACCCTTAAGAAACTTCTTTAAAGAAAGAGAACCTCTTAATAAACTACTACTTTTTAGCCTTTTTTTATTTGTTTTTGGTTATTTCTTTCATTTTCTCTTTCCAGGAGCAAGGCTCCGCTACATGCTTCCCTCAATTTCAGGCCTGGTAATGACTGCAACCCTTGTTTTTTATTACTATTTACAAAGAGATAAACTTTCACAAACTTTACAAACCCTTTTAAAACTCTTTTTATGGCTAAATATAATTTTACTTTTTGCTTTTATAATTTACCTTCTTTACAGAACTTTTGAAGTTTCTCCATTCTTTTATCTATTTGTTATCTTTTTTCTTTTTCTTAATTTATTTTTCTTATTAAAAAAATTAAATTCTTCGGTTTCTCTTTTTTTCTACCTTGTTCTTTATGTCTTTTTTGCAAAGCAGATTTATGTTAGTTTTTATTACCCCCTTCATCAGAAAGAGATGAATTATTTTAGAAATTCAGCCTTTGAAATCGCAGAGCTTATCAAAGATAAAAAAGAGCTCTATCTCTGTCAAGTTATACCTCACCATCTGATATATTATCTTAAATACCGTTATCAATTAATTGAAAAGGTAGAATATCTTAAAGATTGCACAAGTCTTCCAGAAAAAAGCTACATTCTTTTAAAAGATAAAAATTTACTTTCCGAGAAAAATAATATAATTAAAATATATCCTTTAGAAATTAGAGGTAAAAATTACTTTCTTATAAAAACAGAATAA
- a CDS encoding O-antigen ligase family protein, with the protein MVSERYIKKIILVLLAMVSVLLSLFILTPFGQEIMFKSRDKIELLLSINKEDWAKAGSMGYRLYIWPIYLKKSLEEPFSGTGLGRRVQKRVLSETNKKALSLEHAHNIFLNIALQAGWHTALLFLIFYLVILKKAYGLIKGPNSRPYYTGLFIFLIAFFIMSLFEGMEEGVRFTPFWIVSGLIWGFNLKEREKALLENR; encoded by the coding sequence TTGGTTTCAGAAAGATATATAAAAAAAATAATTTTAGTGTTATTAGCCATGGTAAGTGTATTACTTAGCCTTTTTATTTTAACACCCTTTGGTCAAGAAATTATGTTTAAATCTCGGGATAAGATAGAGTTGTTGCTAAGCATAAATAAGGAGGATTGGGCTAAAGCAGGCTCTATGGGATATAGACTTTATATCTGGCCCATATATTTGAAAAAATCTTTAGAAGAACCCTTTTCAGGAACAGGCCTTGGAAGAAGGGTGCAAAAAAGAGTTCTTTCTGAAACCAATAAAAAAGCCCTCTCCCTTGAGCACGCCCATAATATCTTCTTAAATATAGCCCTTCAAGCAGGCTGGCATACTGCTCTTCTCTTTCTTATCTTTTATCTGGTTATCCTTAAAAAAGCCTATGGCCTTATAAAGGGGCCAAACTCAAGGCCCTATTATACAGGGCTTTTCATCTTTTTAATAGCCTTTTTTATTATGTCTCTCTTTGAAGGAATGGAGGAGGGGGTAAGATTTACTCCCTTCTGGATAGTTTCAGGGCTTATCTGGGGCTTTAATTTGAAAGAAAGAGAAAAAGCCCTTCTTGAGAATAGATGA
- a CDS encoding BUD32 family EKC/KEOPS complex subunit, whose translation MLEILFPEWKNFKFFVYSEAESPETLFLKPFSFKILKRSPSHLVFLLSPFNSEKPLYFLKVYQPRLFKRNRIKAFIKNLQMLKKRNIPVLYPLLIFYERPLFSYLKRHPFYGGILYPFIEEGFLKEELFFRENSQTLLINLVNFIFSLHEKGILLRDTKYNNFFYTKEGFKIFDLDGIKILETSLSKKERLKDLSALAMTLEWIGLKEAGTLIFKAYQNLLGELGKVHYEYYTELKIKKRKKRERKFNLK comes from the coding sequence ATGCTTGAAATACTTTTTCCTGAATGGAAAAACTTTAAATTCTTTGTTTATAGTGAGGCTGAAAGCCCAGAAACTCTTTTTCTTAAACCCTTTAGCTTTAAAATTCTAAAGCGTTCCCCCTCTCATCTTGTTTTCTTGCTCTCACCCTTCAACTCAGAAAAACCCCTTTATTTTCTTAAGGTCTATCAACCAAGACTCTTTAAACGAAACAGAATTAAAGCCTTCATAAAAAATCTTCAAATGTTAAAAAAAAGAAATATTCCTGTATTATATCCTCTCCTCATCTTTTATGAAAGGCCTCTCTTTTCCTATTTAAAAAGGCATCCCTTTTATGGGGGAATTCTCTATCCCTTTATAGAGGAAGGCTTTCTAAAAGAGGAACTTTTTTTCAGGGAAAATTCCCAAACCCTTCTTATAAATCTTGTTAATTTCATTTTCAGTCTTCATGAAAAGGGAATTCTTCTTAGGGATACTAAGTATAATAATTTTTTTTACACCAAAGAGGGCTTTAAAATCTTTGATCTTGATGGAATAAAAATTCTTGAAACTTCCCTATCTAAAAAAGAGCGATTAAAAGATCTTTCAGCCCTTGCCATGACCCTTGAGTGGATTGGTCTAAAAGAGGCAGGAACTCTCATTTTCAAAGCCTATCAGAATCTCTTGGGTGAATTAGGAAAAGTTCATTACGAATACTATACAGAACTGAAGATTAAAAAAAGAAAAAAGCGAGAAAGAAAATTTAATCTTAAATAA
- a CDS encoding O-antigen ligase family protein, with protein MAEEIKKLDKILKSFFYFGWTLLLISIFFKHTKTLWWIGNSLIFLFIFVFFLLNKEIFKFFYKLRELKNLLIILAIFLFLLLLFSLFISLNRIYSIEAFITNYFFNIIVFLSLVCLICFYKNNNIILILFILISFVYVMFVMYLLMFFGNLCELNLSCYVLSISNEIFEDAILQKPLTILPSAYLLCFSVFLIGFITERGKLKYLFLVLFSIAFLIILWFNRRAILLGIFLSLIFFIFNAQSKYIKKFVLFLTGLFFILAFLIFNNPLLKNMFLGRDNLSILISKNYEDFPQSGSLGIRLYTWPIYIKYLIKNPVKGTGIGRKVQKIAIEKENLDPLGIGNPHNTFLNIWMQAGIQTLIVFLLLYFMTLKRALELFSSRIFPYDRFGIGLVVFFIACFVYMNFFGMEEGTRFAPFWIASGLTWGLWTKLKLSNWV; from the coding sequence ATGGCAGAAGAAATTAAAAAGTTGGATAAAATTCTTAAAAGTTTTTTTTATTTTGGATGGACTTTACTTTTGATTTCTATATTTTTTAAACATACGAAAACTCTTTGGTGGATAGGAAATAGTTTGATTTTTTTATTTATATTTGTATTTTTTTTATTAAATAAAGAAATCTTTAAATTTTTTTATAAGTTAAGAGAGCTGAAAAATTTATTAATTATTCTTGCCATTTTTCTTTTTTTGTTACTTCTTTTTTCATTATTTATTAGTTTAAATAGGATTTATTCAATTGAAGCTTTTATTACAAATTATTTTTTTAATATTATTGTTTTTTTAAGTTTGGTATGTTTAATCTGTTTTTATAAAAATAATAACATTATATTGATATTGTTTATTTTAATATCTTTTGTCTATGTAATGTTTGTGATGTATTTATTAATGTTTTTTGGTAATTTGTGTGAATTAAATCTATCATGTTATGTTCTCTCTATTAGTAATGAGATATTTGAAGATGCCATTCTTCAAAAACCTTTAACTATATTGCCCTCAGCTTATCTTTTATGCTTTAGTGTATTTCTTATAGGTTTTATTACTGAAAGAGGCAAATTGAAATATCTGTTTTTAGTTCTTTTTAGTATTGCTTTTTTGATTATCCTTTGGTTTAATAGGCGAGCTATATTATTAGGAATTTTTTTGAGTTTGATTTTTTTTATATTTAATGCCCAATCTAAATATATTAAAAAGTTTGTTCTTTTCTTAACTGGCCTTTTTTTCATATTAGCGTTTTTAATTTTTAATAATCCTTTACTTAAAAATATGTTTTTAGGAAGGGATAACCTTTCAATACTAATTTCTAAAAATTACGAAGATTTTCCACAAAGTGGATCGCTTGGGATACGATTATATACATGGCCAATTTATATAAAGTATCTAATTAAAAATCCAGTTAAAGGAACAGGTATTGGTAGAAAAGTTCAAAAAATAGCAATTGAGAAGGAGAATCTAGATCCTTTAGGAATTGGGAATCCTCACAATACTTTTTTAAATATATGGATGCAAGCAGGGATTCAAACTTTAATTGTTTTTTTATTACTTTATTTTATGACATTAAAAAGAGCCTTAGAATTATTTAGTTCAAGAATATTCCCCTATGATAGATTTGGTATTGGATTGGTAGTTTTTTTCATAGCTTGCTTTGTTTATATGAATTTTTTTGGAATGGAAGAAGGAACTCGCTTTGCGCCATTCTGGATAGCCTCAGGATTAACTTGGGGGTTATGGACAAAATTAAAACTTTCAAATTGGGTCTAA
- a CDS encoding asparagine synthase-related protein translates to MKENPYNFSFAMMETKNSIKIIEKKDLPLTIKGPITAGYPIYFYYLQEKELLLLGEYPKDILSHPFVSKPLKISPLGLTFFLQYGFIPSPFTIFENLYVLSLGDRVEIYEGERGLLLEFKHEFPYFNQKREKNLKPDKNYLLNLIIEAIFKRWDKGSPLFLFQSLGKDSNTIALALSEAGLQEKAIFGTLATEDRKDESKIAEKLAKKLGFRHIKLPVPEKPELKHIEILQKYFANITLPCGDGVSLAYPLYTLTYDFSGHTILDGSGNDVYFGHVPRKVEYTRQNLYTVLSLLKPLSERLPSGNPLQKLSLYRSEYPFYHLLGFTFRDCKKIYPEAERVYPIFKNWEKDRKNWDYFDLKADLWGTHAELSLVTQKVRNFAEAYQLNFIFPWGDEELAKYVGSLPEKYLFDRKTFKNKILLREILKEKLDLDSDALGKFSYGFSAYNFLRGLSFYVEEEIFSCQLWEKGFLKNLWEKIKEKAKNDKFFQKLFVRLFLISAWFNHNIFLKTYSD, encoded by the coding sequence ATGAAGGAAAACCCCTATAACTTCTCCTTTGCCATGATGGAGACAAAGAATTCAATAAAAATAATAGAAAAAAAAGACCTGCCTCTTACTATAAAAGGTCCCATAACCGCAGGATATCCCATATATTTTTACTATCTTCAAGAAAAGGAGCTTCTTCTTTTAGGAGAGTATCCTAAGGATATTCTCTCCCACCCCTTTGTTTCTAAACCTTTAAAAATTTCACCCCTTGGCCTTACTTTCTTTCTCCAGTATGGCTTTATTCCCTCTCCCTTTACCATATTTGAAAACCTTTATGTTCTCTCCTTAGGCGATAGGGTTGAGATTTACGAAGGAGAAAGAGGTCTTCTCCTTGAGTTTAAACATGAATTTCCTTATTTTAACCAAAAAAGAGAAAAAAATTTAAAACCAGATAAAAATTATTTATTAAACCTAATTATTGAGGCGATTTTTAAAAGATGGGATAAAGGAAGTCCCCTTTTTCTTTTTCAAAGTCTTGGTAAAGATAGTAACACTATAGCTCTTGCTCTTTCTGAGGCAGGCCTTCAAGAAAAAGCCATCTTTGGCACTCTTGCAACTGAAGATAGAAAAGACGAAAGTAAGATTGCAGAAAAACTTGCTAAAAAACTCGGATTTAGACATATAAAATTACCAGTTCCTGAAAAGCCTGAACTTAAACATATAGAAATTTTACAGAAATATTTTGCAAACATTACACTTCCCTGTGGAGATGGAGTCTCACTTGCTTATCCTCTTTATACCCTGACATATGACTTTTCAGGTCACACTATCCTTGATGGATCAGGAAATGATGTCTACTTTGGTCATGTCCCCAGAAAGGTTGAATATACACGCCAAAATCTATATACGGTTTTATCCCTTTTAAAACCCCTTTCCGAGCGCCTTCCCTCAGGGAATCCCCTCCAAAAACTCTCTCTTTATCGGAGTGAATATCCCTTTTATCACCTTCTTGGTTTTACTTTTAGAGATTGTAAAAAAATTTATCCAGAGGCTGAAAGAGTTTATCCCATATTTAAGAACTGGGAAAAAGACCGTAAAAACTGGGATTATTTTGACTTAAAAGCCGATCTCTGGGGGACTCACGCTGAACTCTCCCTTGTTACCCAAAAAGTGCGAAATTTTGCCGAAGCCTATCAATTAAATTTTATCTTCCCCTGGGGTGATGAAGAATTAGCAAAATATGTAGGAAGCCTCCCAGAAAAATATCTCTTTGATAGAAAAACCTTTAAAAATAAAATTCTTTTAAGGGAAATTCTTAAAGAAAAGCTTGATCTTGATTCAGATGCTCTTGGAAAATTTTCCTATGGATTTAGTGCCTATAACTTTTTAAGAGGGCTATCCTTTTATGTGGAGGAAGAAATTTTTTCTTGTCAATTATGGGAAAAAGGGTTTTTGAAAAATCTGTGGGAAAAAATCAAAGAAAAGGCAAAGAATGATAAATTTTTTCAAAAACTTTTTGTGCGTCTTTTCCTTATTTCAGCCTGGTTCAATCACAATATTTTTCTTAAGACTTATTCTGATTGA